Proteins encoded by one window of Mobula hypostoma chromosome 21, sMobHyp1.1, whole genome shotgun sequence:
- the zgc:162952 gene encoding PKc_LIMK_like_unk domain-containing protein isoform X1, which produces MSLQTLHVHVPMEVFRLGLNTSLCNWLLDFLTGRPQSVQIRSSISNTTTLSTGAPQGCVLSPLLFTLLTHGCAATHSSNHTIKFADDMTMVGLISKNDESVYREEVQRLTDWCRANNLSLNVNKTKEMVVDFRRTRSNHSPLNIDDDSVEIVRSTKFLGVHLAENLTWSLNTSSIAKKAQQRLYFLRRLRKVHLPPPILTTFYRGCIGSILSSCITAWFGNCTVSDRKTLEQIVRSAEGIIGVSLPAITDIYTTRCICKANSIVKDPTPPSYKLFSLLPSGERYRSIQALTTRLRYSFFPQVIRLLNTQSRVESSVVFLALTLSSPPPFLSQFLLYITYYYIVICPLLYLLSILIFYCFVHFV; this is translated from the coding sequence ATGTCTCTCCAAACTCTTCATGTCCATGTACCTATGGAAGTGTTCaggctgggcctgaacacctccctctgcaactggctcctagacttcctgactgggagacctcagtcagtccagatcaggagcagcatctccaacaccaccacactgagcacaggggccccccagggctgtgtgctcagtccactgctgttcactctgctgacccacggcTGTGccgcaacacacagctcgaaccacaccatcaagttcgccgatgacatgaccatggtgggtctcatcagcaagaatgatgagtcagtatacagagaggaggtgcagcggctaacggactggtgcagagccaacaacctgtctctgaatgtgaacaaaacaaaagagatggttgttgacttcaggaggacacggagcaaccactctccgctgaacattgacgacgACTCTGTTGAGATCGTTAGGagtaccaaatttcttggtgttcacttggcagagaatctcacctggtccctcaacaccagctccatagccaagaaagcccagcagcgtctctactttctgcgaaggctgagaaaagtccatcttccaccccccatcctcaccacattctacagagggtGTATCgggagcatcctgagcagctgcattactgcctggtttggaaattgcactgtctcagatcgcaagaccctggagcagatagtgaggtcagctgaagggatcattggggtctctcttcccgccattacagacatttacaccacacgctgcatctgcaaagctaacagcattgtgaaggaccccacgcccccctcatacaaactcttctccctcctgccttcTGGCGAAAGGTatcgaagcattcaggctctcacaacTAGACTGCgttacagtttcttcccccaagtcattagactcctcaatacccagagtcgagtcgagtctagtgtagtttttctcgctctcactctctcctcccctcccccatttctttctcaattcctgctttACATcacttattattatattgtaatttgtcctttattgtacctattgtctattttaattttctactgttttgtgcactttgtgTAG